From Chlamydiifrater volucris, one genomic window encodes:
- a CDS encoding MFS transporter yields the protein MKTSREISFKSLVITHFLTVLNDNLYKFLLVFFLVKDKSPQESTKVLSIVSLCFALPFLLLAPFAGSLADRFRKRNIILLTRAVEVFCTCLGTFLFYIQSEWGGYFVLVLMASHTAVFGPAKLGILPEILPVEQLSRANGIMTAATYSASILGSCLASVFCGITGGSGAEKYVFISSFTVIFSLVGAIMAFYISRSRVENKNQKIQVFNFKEIWVTLRSTVHIRYLTSAIFLGSFFLLIGAYVQLEIVPFVQFDLGLPEHYGGYLFPMVAIGVGLGSYLAGLVSGRNIELAYTPLAGVGIGGFLVGLHFSPTIFSLVLCLFFLGIFGGFYQVPLHAYVQYVSPEHKRGRILAANNFLDFFGVLLTSLVIWVLGNVLQLDPGKSFSLIGWAVALLSLGYLFFWRENLYRLLCDIFLQHHFIKHFRLHASPKSCFFCCVDNEKELNKVVALLPRVTRVIPVVFKKDFSLRMFSFCFSVVRANLSDEDSDTSLNGALCQTVNAVREGLERGESVCVLCIGGEEASAAVKILDSLLKENDLSHQKVVFKRNGNGKFFLDSDIRF from the coding sequence ATGAAAACATCCAGAGAGATATCTTTTAAATCTTTAGTTATAACTCATTTTCTCACAGTATTGAATGACAATTTGTACAAGTTTCTGTTGGTCTTTTTTCTCGTAAAGGATAAGTCTCCTCAGGAAAGCACAAAGGTGCTGTCTATTGTCAGTTTATGTTTCGCTTTGCCGTTTCTTTTGTTGGCGCCTTTTGCAGGGTCTCTGGCTGACCGGTTTAGAAAAAGAAACATCATTTTACTTACTAGAGCTGTAGAGGTTTTTTGTACCTGCCTCGGAACCTTTCTATTTTATATACAATCTGAGTGGGGAGGATATTTCGTCTTAGTGCTGATGGCTTCTCACACAGCCGTTTTCGGCCCAGCCAAGCTCGGTATATTACCAGAAATATTGCCTGTAGAGCAACTATCTCGTGCAAACGGGATCATGACGGCTGCAACGTATTCAGCAAGTATTTTAGGTTCTTGTTTGGCCTCTGTATTTTGCGGAATTACAGGGGGCTCGGGAGCTGAAAAATATGTCTTTATAAGTTCTTTCACCGTGATCTTTTCTTTGGTGGGGGCAATTATGGCATTCTATATATCTAGGAGCCGGGTCGAAAATAAAAACCAGAAGATACAAGTATTTAATTTCAAAGAGATCTGGGTGACGCTAAGATCCACTGTACATATTCGTTATCTAACTTCTGCGATTTTTCTAGGTTCATTTTTCCTTCTTATAGGCGCTTATGTTCAACTAGAAATAGTGCCTTTTGTTCAGTTTGATTTGGGTTTACCAGAGCACTACGGAGGGTATCTTTTTCCTATGGTGGCTATTGGGGTCGGGTTAGGTTCCTATCTTGCTGGGTTAGTCTCAGGGAGGAATATAGAGCTCGCGTATACACCATTGGCTGGGGTTGGGATAGGCGGATTCTTAGTGGGGTTGCATTTCTCTCCAACAATTTTTTCTTTGGTTTTGTGCTTGTTTTTCCTTGGTATTTTCGGTGGTTTTTATCAAGTTCCTTTGCACGCTTACGTTCAGTACGTTAGTCCAGAACATAAGAGGGGTAGAATCTTGGCTGCAAATAATTTTTTGGACTTCTTCGGGGTTTTGCTAACTTCTTTGGTTATTTGGGTTCTCGGTAACGTTCTGCAGTTAGATCCGGGAAAGAGTTTTTCTCTTATCGGATGGGCGGTTGCCTTATTAAGCTTAGGGTACCTCTTCTTTTGGAGAGAGAACTTATATAGACTGCTTTGTGACATTTTTCTGCAACATCATTTCATTAAGCATTTTCGGTTGCATGCATCTCCGAAATCTTGCTTTTTTTGCTGTGTAGACAACGAAAAAGAGTTAAATAAGGTTGTTGCTTTGTTGCCCAGGGTAACTCGTGTTATACCCGTGGTTTTCAAGAAAGATTTTTCTTTAAGAATGTTCTCTTTTTGTTTCTCCGTTGTGCGGGCAAATTTATCTGATGAAGATTCTGACACTTCTCTTAATGGGGCATTGTGTCAAACGGTGAATGCTGTTCGAGAAGGATTGGAGAGAGGGGAGAGTGTTTGCGTTCTTTGCATTGGGGGAGAAGAGGCTAGTGCTGCGGTAAAAATATTAGATTCCTTGCTTAAGGAAAACGATCTTTCCCATCAGAAAGTTGTCTTTAAAAGAAACGGTAATGGCAAGTTTTTTCTGGATTCAGATATCAGATTTTGA